A single window of Helicobacter pylori DNA harbors:
- a CDS encoding flagellar hook protein FlgE, whose translation MNDTLLNAYSGIKTHQFGIDSLSNNIANVNTLGYRSNDPEFKTLFSSHLDALNAKSVVANDRNYGVTGSGNVLSNKDGEYMPSEGEFHMAYQGKGWFVIGPNKNGEMTINKDGFSKKQDNFLTRAGNFARDADGYLVTPEGYYVYGIDLKKIKDGTLNSTARDEDIEKLHGNTLSPLQIPQDLTYQPVLSTKVNISVNLNPKDHLKGVQDFFLNDKGEIIKERFLNQDINALANDDNEPIDAITNRKLNVSIQKEDGKKEDFVFTYGDAEKGENQFKTLGDLQKLLKEKTGLDLNLIKSEKDAKSPPLLLEIANPSQTPITFSLSGGIADKLGLKADGMELKKGISRDSVAIKIPYYSTEVDIYDKAGDKYLLQSEYYMTNSNDPTSSPTSKRKNQTWEVKSYIVDPKNKTPINDPTWEIVGFDSATHKMKSAPMTLDFKGNKLTYSLDKSENHDSSDLSYQDSKLLEASQDGKPRGIFRDMRIEENGVISLAFSNGVVEPVARIGILAFTNDQGLRKIGGNLYEMQEGTINGENRPLSGNPILGWDEEGKLKFGKIRHKYLETSNVNAGNALTNLILMQRGYSMNARAFGAGDDMIKEAISLKK comes from the coding sequence ATGAACGACACCTTATTAAACGCTTATAGCGGGATTAAGACCCACCAGTTTGGTATTGACAGCCTTTCCAATAATATCGCCAATGTCAATACTTTAGGCTATCGCTCTAATGATCCGGAGTTTAAGACCTTGTTTTCTTCGCATTTAGACGCTTTGAACGCCAAATCCGTTGTGGCTAATGATAGAAATTACGGCGTTACAGGTTCAGGCAATGTCCTTTCTAATAAAGACGGGGAATACATGCCAAGTGAAGGGGAATTCCACATGGCGTATCAAGGCAAGGGTTGGTTTGTGATAGGGCCCAATAAAAATGGGGAAATGACTATTAATAAAGACGGCTTTAGCAAAAAACAGGATAATTTTCTCACGCGCGCCGGCAATTTCGCACGAGACGCTGATGGCTATTTGGTAACCCCTGAGGGCTATTATGTTTATGGGATTGATTTGAAAAAAATCAAGGACGGCACGCTCAATTCCACCGCTAGAGATGAAGACATTGAAAAATTGCATGGCAACACCCTTTCGCCCTTACAAATCCCCCAGGATTTGACTTACCAGCCGGTGCTTAGCACGAAAGTGAATATCAGCGTGAATCTAAACCCTAAAGACCATTTAAAGGGCGTGCAAGATTTTTTCTTAAACGACAAGGGCGAGATCATTAAAGAGCGTTTTTTAAACCAGGATATTAACGCTTTAGCCAATGACGATAACGAGCCAATAGATGCGATCACTAATCGCAAGTTAAATGTCAGTATCCAAAAAGAAGATGGCAAAAAAGAGGATTTTGTTTTCACTTATGGGGACGCTGAAAAAGGCGAAAACCAGTTCAAAACTTTAGGCGATTTGCAAAAACTCCTTAAAGAAAAAACCGGGCTAGACTTAAACCTCATCAAAAGCGAAAAAGACGCCAAAAGCCCCCCCCTTTTATTAGAGATCGCTAATCCTAGCCAAACGCCTATCACCTTTAGCTTGAGTGGGGGCATTGCGGATAAATTGGGCTTGAAAGCGGACGGAATGGAACTGAAAAAGGGCATCAGCAGGGATTCAGTAGCGATTAAAATCCCTTATTACAGCACAGAAGTGGATATTTATGACAAAGCTGGGGATAAATACTTGCTCCAAAGCGAATATTACATGACCAATTCCAACGATCCCACATCAAGCCCCACGAGTAAAAGGAAAAACCAAACTTGGGAAGTGAAAAGCTACATCGTGGATCCCAAAAACAAAACCCCTATCAATGATCCTACTTGGGAAATTGTCGGCTTTGATTCAGCCACGCACAAAATGAAATCCGCCCCCATGACTTTGGACTTTAAAGGCAATAAGCTCACCTACTCTTTAGATAAGAGCGAAAACCATGATTCTAGCGATTTGTCTTACCAAGATTCTAAACTCTTAGAAGCGAGTCAAGACGGCAAGCCTAGGGGCATTTTTAGAGACATGCGCATTGAAGAAAATGGCGTGATTTCTCTAGCCTTTAGTAACGGAGTGGTGGAGCCGGTCGCTCGCATTGGTATTTTGGCTTTCACCAACGATCAAGGCCTAAGGAAAATCGGCGGCAATCTCTATGAAATGCAAGAAGGCACCATTAATGGCGAAAACAGACCCCTAAGCGGTAACCCCATTTTAGGGTGGGACGAAGAGGGCAAGCTCAAGTTTGGGAAAATCAGGCATAAATATTTAGAAACGAGCAATGTGAATGCCGGGAACGCCCTAACCAATCTCATTTTAATGCAAAGAGGCTATTCTATGAACGCTAGAGCCTTTGGCGCGGGCGATGACATGATTAAAGAAGCCATTAGCTTGAAAAAATAA
- a CDS encoding restriction endonuclease, with protein sequence MIPTQLNEIAEFLKTNPYNLSQPLQDGRLNSSVNEEEILNTIKDYFPIQLPKAREWWDFSFEENDIFYPVNIKITTTKTADNLNGKLGIYYALCGLLPTFNNEIAWEKYFQKLHKDLGKNTDRDYYFLIINKNDPKDIFINSLKGIQTLQPNGNNLPFQCKWDNNREIVQRNFDGSKNFILSALAESVKLRANIYLAFKEFFGGFFVSIRH encoded by the coding sequence ATGATACCCACACAGCTTAATGAAATTGCAGAATTTTTAAAAACAAACCCTTATAATTTGTCTCAACCCTTACAAGATGGGCGATTAAATTCATCTGTCAATGAAGAAGAAATTTTAAATACCATTAAGGATTATTTTCCTATCCAACTGCCAAAAGCCAGAGAGTGGTGGGATTTTAGTTTTGAAGAAAACGATATTTTTTATCCTGTTAATATTAAAATCACCACCACAAAAACCGCTGACAATCTTAATGGTAAATTAGGGATTTATTATGCGTTGTGTGGCTTATTGCCGACTTTCAATAACGAAATTGCATGGGAAAAATACTTTCAAAAACTGCATAAAGACTTAGGCAAAAACACCGATAGAGACTATTATTTTTTAATTATCAACAAAAACGATCCTAAAGATATTTTTATCAATTCCTTAAAAGGTATTCAAACCCTCCAACCTAATGGCAATAACTTGCCCTTTCAATGCAAGTGGGATAACAACAGAGAAATCGTTCAAAGAAACTTTGATGGGAGTAAAAACTTCATCTTAAGCGCTTTAGCTGAAAGTGTTAAGTTACGAGCTAATATTTATTTAGCGTTCAAAGAATTTTTTGGAGGGTTTTTTGTATCAATTAGACATTAA
- a CDS encoding Eco57I restriction-modification methylase domain-containing protein: MEGFLYQLDIKTLGQVFTPKNIVDFMLTLKHNHGSVLEPSAGDGSFLKRLKKAVGIEIDPKICPKNALCMDFFDYPLENQFDTIIGNPPYVKHKDIAPSTKEKLHYSLFDERSNLYLFFIEKAIKHLKPKGELIFITPRDFFKSTSSVKLNEWIYKEGTITHFFELGDQKVFPNAMPNCVIFRFCKGNFSRITNDCLQFVCKKGILYFLNQSYTQKLSEIFKVKVGAVSGCDKIFKNETYGNLEFVTSITKRTNVLEKMVFVNEPNDYLLQHKDSLMQRKIKKFNEANWFEWGRMHHVSPKKRIYVNTKTRQKNPFFTHQCPNYDGSILALFPYNQNLDLQNLCDKLNAINWQELGFVCDGRFLFSQRSLENALLPKDFLNEDKTC; encoded by the coding sequence TTGGAGGGTTTTTTGTATCAATTAGACATTAAAACTTTAGGGCAGGTTTTCACCCCTAAAAATATAGTGGATTTCATGCTCACTCTCAAACACAATCATGGGAGTGTTTTAGAGCCAAGTGCGGGCGATGGGAGTTTTTTAAAGCGCTTAAAAAAGGCTGTAGGGATTGAAATCGATCCTAAAATTTGCCCTAAAAATGCCCTTTGCATGGACTTTTTTGACTACCCTTTAGAAAATCAATTTGACACCATTATTGGCAACCCGCCCTATGTCAAACACAAGGATATTGCGCCAAGCACTAAAGAAAAACTCCATTACAGCCTTTTTGATGAAAGGAGCAATCTATACTTGTTTTTCATAGAAAAAGCGATCAAGCATTTAAAACCTAAAGGCGAATTGATTTTCATCACCCCAAGGGATTTTTTTAAATCCACTTCCAGCGTGAAATTAAACGAATGGATTTACAAAGAAGGCACGATAACGCATTTTTTTGAATTAGGCGATCAAAAGGTTTTCCCAAACGCCATGCCTAATTGCGTGATTTTTCGTTTTTGTAAGGGCAATTTCAGTAGAATCACCAACGATTGTTTGCAATTCGTGTGCAAAAAAGGCATTTTATATTTCCTCAACCAATCTTACACGCAAAAATTAAGCGAGATTTTTAAGGTTAAAGTGGGGGCAGTGAGCGGGTGCGATAAGATTTTTAAAAATGAAACATACGGGAATTTAGAATTTGTCACCTCAATCACGAAAAGAACCAATGTTTTAGAAAAAATGGTTTTTGTCAATGAGCCTAATGATTATTTACTCCAGCATAAAGATAGCTTGATGCAAAGAAAGATCAAAAAATTCAATGAAGCCAACTGGTTTGAATGGGGTAGAATGCATCACGTATCCCCTAAAAAACGCATTTATGTCAACACTAAAACGCGCCAAAAAAACCCCTTTTTTACCCACCAATGCCCTAATTATGACGGCTCTATTTTAGCGCTATTCCCTTATAACCAAAACTTGGATTTACAAAACCTCTGCGATAAACTCAACGCTATCAACTGGCAAGAATTAGGCTTTGTGTGCGATGGGCGTTTTTTGTTTTCGCAGCGCTCTTTAGAAAACGCTCTTTTGCCTAAAGACTTTTTAAATGAGGATAAAACTTGTTAG
- a CDS encoding ATP-dependent helicase, with protein sequence MLETLQLNHEQLKAAKALKGYNLVIASAGTGKTSTIVGRILYLLDNGIKPEEILLLTFTNKASNEMIARVAKYSKLSSKIEAGTFHAVAYRYLKEHYPNLSLKQPKELRKLLESIVDTKNALNATDEDKKPYTSQHLYALYSLYTNALKQEDFSAWLSSKNPEHAPYAAFYENILEEFENTKKKHDYIDYNDLLLLFKKAMLERPSPYKEVLCDEFQDTNPLQESILDAINPPSLFCVGDYDQSIYAFNGADISIISNFTQKYKNAQVFTLTKNYRSSKEILDLANQVIQHNERIYPKNLEVVKSGHFNKPALLNYNDNIAQCQDIAKRIVMRKNFKEVAVIFRNNASADQLEAALRSHNVPSKRKGSASFFESKEVALALDICALIFNPKDIMAAIHVLSHISDIGSNTAKDIHEALMLLGNGDLKLALTHPNKEAKIYTKKKEITSMGLFEEIFALENSSRFNGVIDKAFHSHPVLMHPKISLNGAKMLSDFFILYTKAPTHSPSALIKHILESAFFQTFKTRLLKERSKNKDGSYNEFKKLQAQKRFNEKMDLLSSLAKNYQNLGRFLNGTLIGSSEATQGEGVNLLSVHASKGLEFKDVYIIDLMEGRFPNHKLMNTGGGIEEERRLFYVAITRAKENLWLSYAKNELRENAKPKEHKPSVFLYEAGLLKPDLK encoded by the coding sequence TTGTTAGAAACTTTGCAATTAAACCATGAGCAACTAAAAGCGGCCAAGGCTTTGAAAGGGTATAATTTAGTGATTGCGAGCGCTGGCACAGGAAAGACTTCTACGATTGTGGGGCGCATTTTATACCTGCTTGATAACGGCATCAAGCCTGAAGAAATCTTGCTTTTGACTTTCACCAATAAAGCGAGTAATGAAATGATTGCTAGGGTGGCTAAATATTCCAAGTTAAGCTCCAAAATTGAAGCGGGCACTTTCCATGCAGTGGCGTATCGCTATTTGAAAGAGCATTACCCCAATTTAAGCCTAAAGCAACCTAAAGAATTGAGAAAACTTTTAGAAAGCATTGTGGACACTAAAAACGCGCTAAACGCAACAGATGAGGATAAGAAGCCCTACACTTCACAGCATTTATACGCCCTCTATTCTCTTTACACTAACGCTTTAAAACAAGAAGATTTTAGCGCTTGGCTTTCTAGTAAAAACCCTGAACACGCGCCATACGCCGCCTTTTATGAAAACATTTTAGAAGAATTTGAAAACACTAAAAAAAAGCATGATTATATTGATTATAACGATTTACTGTTGCTCTTTAAAAAAGCGATGCTAGAAAGACCTAGCCCTTATAAAGAAGTGCTTTGCGATGAGTTTCAAGACACTAACCCCTTACAAGAATCCATTTTAGACGCTATCAACCCCCCTAGTTTGTTTTGTGTGGGCGATTACGATCAGAGCATTTACGCTTTTAATGGGGCGGATATTTCTATCATTTCTAATTTCACTCAAAAATACAAAAACGCCCAGGTTTTCACGCTCACCAAAAACTACCGCTCTTCTAAAGAGATTTTAGATCTCGCTAATCAAGTGATACAACACAACGAGCGCATTTACCCTAAAAATTTAGAAGTGGTGAAATCAGGGCATTTCAATAAGCCCGCGCTTTTAAATTACAACGACAATATCGCGCAATGCCAAGACATCGCTAAACGCATTGTCATGCGAAAGAATTTTAAAGAAGTGGCAGTGATTTTTAGGAATAACGCGAGCGCGGATCAATTAGAAGCCGCTTTAAGATCCCACAATGTGCCAAGCAAAAGAAAAGGGAGCGCGAGCTTCTTTGAATCCAAAGAAGTGGCGTTAGCGTTAGACATTTGCGCGCTCATCTTTAACCCTAAAGACATTATGGCAGCAATCCATGTTTTAAGCCATATCAGCGATATTGGCTCTAACACCGCTAAAGACATTCATGAGGCCTTAATGCTTTTAGGCAATGGCGATCTCAAACTAGCCCTAACCCACCCTAATAAAGAAGCCAAAATTTACACCAAGAAAAAAGAAATCACCTCTATGGGGCTTTTTGAAGAAATTTTTGCTTTAGAAAACAGCTCAAGGTTTAATGGCGTGATAGATAAAGCGTTTCATTCGCACCCAGTGTTGATGCACCCTAAAATCTCACTCAATGGGGCTAAAATGCTTAGCGATTTTTTCATTCTTTATACCAAAGCCCCTACCCATTCCCCTAGCGCTTTAATCAAACACATTCTAGAAAGCGCGTTTTTTCAAACCTTTAAAACACGCCTTTTAAAAGAGCGCTCCAAAAATAAGGACGGCTCTTATAACGAATTTAAAAAACTCCAAGCGCAAAAACGCTTCAATGAAAAAATGGACTTGCTGAGTTCTTTGGCGAAAAATTACCAGAATTTAGGGCGTTTTTTAAACGGCACTTTAATAGGCTCTAGTGAAGCCACGCAAGGCGAGGGCGTGAATTTATTGAGCGTGCATGCTTCTAAAGGCTTGGAATTTAAAGATGTTTATATTATAGATTTAATGGAGGGCCGTTTCCCTAACCACAAGCTCATGAATACCGGTGGAGGCATTGAAGAAGAGCGGCGGCTTTTTTATGTCGCTATCACAAGGGCTAAGGAAAATTTATGGCTTTCTTATGCAAAAAACGAATTGAGGGAAAACGCCAAACCTAAAGAGCATAAGCCCTCGGTGTTTTTGTATGAAGCGGGGCTTTTGAAACCCGATTTAAAATAA